CCCGCATGTGGTCGCGGTAGACCATCTCGGCCGGGTCGTGATTGGCGACTCGTTCAATCTCCGCATTCGGCGGGTCGATCCGCAGGGCAGGATCCACACCATCGCCGGTACCGGCGAGATCGCGTCGAGCGGCGATGGCGGACCCGCTCCGGAGGCGAGTTTCGTCTTTTTCGGTGCGATTCACGTCAACGCCCGGGGCGACCTCTACGTCACCGAGTTCGGTGCCAACAAGGTCCGGAGGATCGACAGCGAAACGGGAAGGGTGAGTACCGTCGTCGGCGATGGCGCTGAACGGCTGGCCGGAGACGGGGGCCCCGCAGCGCAGGCTAGCCTCGCCTCGCCGATCGGACTGGTGGTCGACGGCGCCGAGAACCTCTACATCGCCGATTGCGGAAACCACCGGATCCGCCGCGTCGACGGAAAGAGCGGGCAAATCGAATCGTTGGTCGGCGGCGAGCCAGAGAAGTAGGAATCCTTGCCCCGACCGGCAGACTCGCGTCATGCCGAGGCACGTACCGCAGTCAAGAAGTAGTGCAAGGAGACAAAGAAAGACCGGACCGATGACCTCACCGGTCGCCGTATCCATGGAGATACCGGGAGGTTCTCCCCGGCCGATCCAACCCACCCCCTGGATTCAGGTGTCGAACCGCGGGCAAAACTTCGACTACAGAGCCCGGGGCCTCACCGCTTGTTGTCCGTTTCACCTCTACAGTGACGCGGACGGAACAAGGCGTGACAAGAAAGTGACGGCGATGTGACGGCAATTCAGAAACGCTGGGCCAGAAGGACCCGTCCGAAACCCTTCTGCTGGAGAAAGACCACCAGGTGGCGGTTTTCGTTCTCAGCCTCAGGGAGAGCATATCGACTGAGCCCTCGAGTGCCCGCCCGCAACTCGGCGAGGCGGGTGAGCTTGCGCACCACGAAGTGATTGTGAAGGGTGCGGTCGGCGTTTTCGCCGCGCTCGACCTGGGTGACCAAGCCGTTTTCCACCTCGGCCACCCACAGCTCGGCGGCCTGGTCGATGGGGTCGAGGAGGCGAAGGTCGACCCCCGTTCGGGTCTGCGTCAAGAGACCGGGGCGCTCCCTTTGGCGAGCCTCGGCCAGCAGCTTCTTCAGCTCCGACGCGTCGGAACCCACCCCTTCGCCGAGTCCGTCCACCACCATCTGCGGCGTGTAGACGGTCTCCAGATCCATCGCCAAGGCGTAATCCCGCTGGCGTACGGACCAGGCGCTTTGGGAGAACGGATCTTGCCAGCCGAGGCGGTTCCAGTAGTCGACGTGGAAGGCCAGCACGGCGACGTCTTTGCTTCCCGTGAAGGTCCCCATCAGACGATCCGCCGGCGGGCAGCTCGAGCAGCCCTGGGAGGTGAACAGTTCCACTAGGATCAGGTTCTTGCGCGAAAGGGGATCCGCAATGCGGTCGTCTTCCGCGATCCGGCCGGCAAGCGCCGTAACGGCAAACATCAGGGCGAGGCCGACAATGGTGAAGCGTAGAATCATCCGCTGTACCTCTGGCCGAGATGATGACGCGCCTGGCGCTGCCACCACACCCAGTCATGGGAGACATCGTGGCCCCAGATGTCCCGGTGATGGTGAATCCTCTTGGCCGACAGCACGTCGGCCAGAGCGTGGGTTTCCTCGATGCAGCCCTCTTCCCATTTGCCCTGACCGCAGACCAGCGACAGGAAGGTATTGCCGCGCACCCGCTCCAGCTCCCCGCCGGACAGGTTTGGCACGAAGGCCAGGGGGTTGTTGAAGTAGACGTCCTGGTTCGAGAACCCGTCGGTGAAATGGCGCGCTTCGTAGCGGCCGCTCATGCACAGGGCATAGTTGAAGATGTGCGGAAACTTGAGGGCGAAGTTGGCGGCGTAGAAGGCGCCGAGGCTGCAGCCAGTGACCCCGATGGGCAGATTCGGCCCGTGGCAATCGGCCCGAATGAAAGGCACCAATTCTTCCACCACGAAGCGCTCGTAGGCCATGTGGCGGCGAATGCGGTGGTCCGGCGGATGGTCCTTGCGGGTCCACGCTTCGGCGACGTTGCTCTCGGCGCAGTACAGCTTGATCTTGCCGGAACCCAAAAGGTGGCTCAGAGCTTCGAGCATCCCCTGGGAGCGCCACTCGTGGGCCATTCCGGCGGCGGACGGGAACACCAGCACCGGCAGGCCCCAATGGCCGAAGCGCCAGAGGTTGATCGGACGCCCCATGGCGCGGCTGGGTATCAAGTGATGCTGCGACATGGCTCAGCGGTCCTCCAGGCGTTGCTCCAGCCGCTCCAGGCGGCCTTCGATGGCGATCAGCTTGTGGAGGATCAGCACATGGGTTTTCTTGGCGTCGATGCCCACCGGGCTGTCGTCGCTGGCGATCAGGCGCTCGATTTCGAGCGCTTCCGACGGCGAGATTTCCAAAGTCATGAGAGCCCTTCCGAAGGGACAGTTCTGCGTTCGAGGGTGAATTTTTACTCTATCCCGGCGGCGGGCTCCTCAATGAGACCGCCGGTACGGTAGTGTTCCGGAGGGAAGCGGAGATCGGATTGCCCCGGATCGCCCGTGAGCACTCCGCCGGCACCGAGGCCACCGCATCAGAACCATGTACAACGACTTCTACGGCTTTCGCGAGGCGCCCTTCAACATCACCCCGGATCCGCGTTTTCTCTTCTTCAGCGAACGCCACCGGGAGGCCTTCAACCACCTGCTGTTCGGCATCCACCAGCGCAAGGGCTTCATCCAGCTCACCGGCGAGGTCGGGGCCGGAAAGACCACCCTCAGCCGCGCGCTGTTGGAAGAGCTGGACGAGACCTACCGCACCGCCCTGATCCTCAATCCGGTGATGACCGGCAATCAACTACTGCGCAGCATCTTGCGCGAGCTGGGATTCAGCGTCGGCCGCATCGACCGGGTGTCGTCGATGGAGTTCTTGAATTCCTTCCTTCTCGAGCAGGTGCATGCGGGCAACGACGTGGTATTGCTGATCGACGAGGCCCAGGACATGAGCCCGGACCTGCTGGAGCAGGTCCGGTTGCTGTCCAACCTGGAGACGGACCAGCGCAAGCTCCTGCAGATCGTCCTCATCGGACAACCGGAGCTGCGTGAGAAGTTGAACGCCCGCAAGCTACGGCAGCTTCGCCAGCGAATCACGGTGCGCTATCACCTGGAACCCCTCGATCTCGACGAGACGGACCAGTACATTCGCTACCGCATGCAGGTCGCCGGCGCCAATTCTCGTCCGACCTTCAGCCGCTGGGCCCTGCGGCGGATCCATCGCTACTCCCAGGGCATCCCGCGGCTGGTCAATGCGGTGTGTGACAAGACCCTGCTGTGCGGCTATGTCACCGGCAGCGACCACCTGCGCTGGAAGCACGTCCGGCGGGCGATCCGCGACCTGGAAGGGGCGCCATGAGTCTGATCAACGAAGCCCTCAAGAAGGCGCGGGTCGAGGCGGCCCGGCGAGAAGCGGCGGAACGCGGCATGCCCTATCCGGTACTGCCCGAAGCCAAGGCCTCGCGACCTTGGATCTGGGCTCTGGCCGGCGCCGCCGCCCTGGCCGTAGCGCTGGCGGTGTTCTCCCTCGGCTCGCGTCTGGGTGGAGGCGTCGACTCGCCATCGCCGACGGCGGCCGTCGCGCCGGCGCCGACCCCGGTGCCCGTCACCATCGCCGACGCTCCTACCCCATCCGTCTCCGAGGCCTCCCCTGCCCCGCGGGGCGCCCAGGGCGCACCGCGTGCCGAGCCCACCGTCCCTCCCCGGTCGGCACCCTCGAGGCCAGAACCCTCGCCGGCTCCCCAGCCGCCTACGGCCCAGCCCGCGCCGCAGCCGGCCCCGGAGCTCGCCCCGGTTGCCGCGCGGCCGGCCCAAGCGCCGGCCGCGCCTGCCACCGCGGCGGTGCCCGAACTGGCCGCCGGCGAACACCTGCGCCAAGCCCCACTGCCCGGTGGCGGCACCCTTTCCCTCGACGGCATCGCCTGGTCCGAGGTCCAGCCGGCAGCGGTCCTCAACGGCGAGATTGTCGGAGTGGGAGAACGAATCTCCGGCGTCCGGGTGGACGCCATCGAACGCGACCGGGTGACCGTCAGCGACGGCGAAGCGGTGTTGGTGATTCGCTTGAAGTAGGGACTAGAACGGATGCCAGCGGAAAAGACCCAAGGGAGGATCTTCGAGCACCACCGCAGGCGCCGAGGAAGGGAGGAGCCGAGAGACGCAGCAGAGGTGGGCGCATCCGCCCTCGGCAGCACCCAATGCCAAGGGTGAGAGGCCTCGTGCAATGCCGCAGATGCAGGAGTCTCCGCCCTTTACGGGAAGGAAGGGCGGGATTCATACCACTGCTTCGGCCGAATCAGCCTGAAGTCGCGTTTCGATCCGTCGAGTTCCAATCCCGCCGCCAGGCCGTGGGACCGGACATAGAGATAGCCGTGCTTGCTGCCCTCGGCAAAACGCAGGCGGGTGCGGATTTCCAGCTTCTCGGCCGAGATCAACACCGGATCGAGGCGCAGGGAGCCGGGCTCCAGCACCACCCGACCGTCGCCCACCACGTCTTCGAAGTCCAATAGACGCTGGAACCAGTGCAACCAACGCTTGCGCTCCGAAAACACCGACAGCAGGAATCCCGTGTCTTTCATGGAGAGAGTTGCCTGGCTGTCCAGAGTCAAGGGCTTGCGCCAGGACATGTCGCCTTCGTTGAGTTCCAGCCGGGCCCACCAGTCTGCCTCGGCGACCTGCTGGCCGGGGCTGACGAGCTCGACGTCGGTGAGTTCCAGGCGACTGTCGTCGAGGGCGAAGGAGCGCTCTTCCAGTTGCGTCGTTTCCAGCCGGGTCTTGAGGTGAAGAGCGCCGGTCAGCTCTTGGTCGAGGAAATGCACTCCGACCTCCGAGGAGCGCACGTCGACCCGGCCCCAGCCGGAGTCATCGGCCGCCGACAGTTCGAAGTATGCCTGGATCTGGCCGCTGCCGGAGTCGATCCCGACATTGGCGCGCTTCGGCAGATAGGCGTTGTAGACGGTCAGGTCCGGC
The sequence above is a segment of the Acidobacteriota bacterium genome. Coding sequences within it:
- a CDS encoding DUF1223 domain-containing protein encodes the protein MILRFTIVGLALMFAVTALAGRIAEDDRIADPLSRKNLILVELFTSQGCSSCPPADRLMGTFTGSKDVAVLAFHVDYWNRLGWQDPFSQSAWSVRQRDYALAMDLETVYTPQMVVDGLGEGVGSDASELKKLLAEARQRERPGLLTQTRTGVDLRLLDPIDQAAELWVAEVENGLVTQVERGENADRTLHNHFVVRKLTRLAELRAGTRGLSRYALPEAENENRHLVVFLQQKGFGRVLLAQRF
- a CDS encoding alpha/beta hydrolase-fold protein, with protein sequence MSQHHLIPSRAMGRPINLWRFGHWGLPVLVFPSAAGMAHEWRSQGMLEALSHLLGSGKIKLYCAESNVAEAWTRKDHPPDHRIRRHMAYERFVVEELVPFIRADCHGPNLPIGVTGCSLGAFYAANFALKFPHIFNYALCMSGRYEARHFTDGFSNQDVYFNNPLAFVPNLSGGELERVRGNTFLSLVCGQGKWEEGCIEETHALADVLSAKRIHHHRDIWGHDVSHDWVWWQRQARHHLGQRYSG
- a CDS encoding AAA family ATPase, producing MYNDFYGFREAPFNITPDPRFLFFSERHREAFNHLLFGIHQRKGFIQLTGEVGAGKTTLSRALLEELDETYRTALILNPVMTGNQLLRSILRELGFSVGRIDRVSSMEFLNSFLLEQVHAGNDVVLLIDEAQDMSPDLLEQVRLLSNLETDQRKLLQIVLIGQPELREKLNARKLRQLRQRITVRYHLEPLDLDETDQYIRYRMQVAGANSRPTFSRWALRRIHRYSQGIPRLVNAVCDKTLLCGYVTGSDHLRWKHVRRAIRDLEGAP